The Mesomycoplasma ovipneumoniae genome window below encodes:
- the tuf gene encoding elongation factor Tu, producing MAVVKTGAKKDFDRSKEHINIGTIGHVDHGKTTLTAAISTVLSKKGLAEAKDYASIDAAPEEKARGITINTAHIEYSTDKRHYAHVDCPGHADYIKNMITGAAQMDGAILVVAATDGPMPQTREHILLSKQVGVPKMVVFLNKIDLLEGEEEMVDLVEVEIRELLSSYDFDGDNTPIIRGSARGALEGKPEWEAKVLELMDAVDSYIDSPVREMDKPFLMAVEDVFTITGRGTVATGKVERGQVKLNEEVEIVGYRPEPKKTVVTGIEMFNKNLQSAMAGDNAGVLLRGVDRKDIERGQVIAKPKTIIPHTKFKAAIYALKKEEGGRHTPFFKNYKPQFYFRTTDVTGGIEFEAGREMVIPGDNVDLTVELIAPIAVEQGTKFSIREGGRTVGAGTVTEIIK from the coding sequence ATGGCAGTTGTTAAAACTGGTGCAAAAAAAGATTTTGACCGTTCAAAAGAGCATATCAATATTGGGACAATTGGTCATGTTGACCACGGAAAAACCACTCTAACAGCGGCAATTTCAACTGTATTATCAAAAAAAGGTCTAGCTGAAGCAAAGGATTATGCTTCTATTGACGCAGCCCCTGAAGAAAAAGCGCGTGGAATTACAATAAATACAGCCCACATCGAATATAGCACAGATAAGCGTCACTATGCCCATGTTGATTGCCCTGGTCACGCCGATTATATTAAAAATATGATCACAGGAGCAGCGCAAATGGATGGAGCCATTCTTGTTGTTGCCGCAACAGATGGTCCAATGCCCCAAACTCGTGAGCACATTCTTCTTTCAAAACAAGTTGGTGTGCCAAAAATGGTTGTTTTCCTAAACAAAATTGACTTACTTGAAGGTGAAGAAGAAATGGTTGACCTTGTTGAGGTTGAAATTCGTGAACTTCTTTCTTCATACGACTTTGACGGAGACAACACCCCAATAATCCGTGGTTCAGCTCGTGGTGCTCTTGAAGGAAAACCTGAATGAGAAGCTAAAGTTCTTGAACTAATGGATGCAGTTGATTCATATATTGACTCCCCAGTTCGTGAAATGGATAAACCATTCTTAATGGCAGTTGAAGACGTCTTTACTATTACAGGTCGTGGAACTGTTGCTACTGGTAAAGTTGAAAGAGGACAAGTTAAACTAAATGAAGAGGTTGAAATTGTTGGGTATCGTCCTGAGCCTAAAAAAACAGTTGTAACCGGAATTGAAATGTTTAACAAAAACCTTCAATCTGCAATGGCCGGAGATAATGCTGGAGTTCTTCTTCGTGGTGTTGACCGTAAAGATATCGAGCGTGGGCAAGTTATTGCAAAACCAAAAACAATTATTCCCCACACTAAATTTAAAGCAGCAATTTATGCGCTCAAAAAAGAAGAAGGTGGAAGACATACTCCATTTTTCAAAAATTATAAACCTCAATTTTATTTCCGTACAACCGATGTTACTGGTGGAATTGAATTTGAAGCTGGCCGTGAAATGGTAATTCCTGGAGATAATGTTGACCTTACTGTTGAACTTATCGCCCCTATCGCTGTTGAACAAGGAACTAAATTCTCAATTCGCGAAGGTGGAAGAACTGTTGGAGCCGGAACAGTAACTGAAATTATTAAATAA
- the lon gene encoding endopeptidase La — MPVHSYRFLVASDDIYFPNTAQQTISFSDPESIKILREIYHSTSRTTLTNKELLIVYRKENEEVDLFEEEIIDEQLDKKGAEQNKLGVADASKSKTLENEKITVDRKIENDFSPRIVDIDELSKYASLIRVQSYRAKTRPDKSDWQTVILDFTVLEKVQVVDLITDPNNVKVDQISIKSTREIIKNREIHVNLINDLLEFGRKTKNFKMPGELLLVVDKFQNSNTEVEKNEFIKGVTNTLSSSVSLSYQQKYHLFALNSYASKIKKLYEHVHTFNEQIRLEDEINVILKSNLDKQQTEFILKEKIKAIRKKLGEDSRYEDEIEELLHSEIGKLIFPKEVAKTIKREANRLKSMMATSPESNITKNYLDLLVALPWRRVRKDILDIQNVRQKLEEAHYGLDEIKKRIIEYLAALIHRRSQSNEESTLERIDGDYCDSNLFLSSKVQKGRTNSIPILTLVGPPGTGKTSIAMAIAESIGKEFVKISLGGVRDEAEIRGHRRTYVGALPGKIIQALKKAGVSNPLILLDEIDKMGSDFKGDPAAAMLEVLDPEQNRFFQDHYLELEYDLSQILFVATANEIHDIPEPLLDRVEIIELSSYTFLEKLQIAKSHLIPAVLKENALDPKYFPIDDQTIDYLIRYYTREAGVRGLKRVLDKIARKIIVRLLENRLAENFKIDVEFARELLGIEKFDPDPVDVSPQIGTVNGLGYSPLGGSTLQIEVSTIPGRGDIKLTGSLKDVMQESARIALSYVQSKAKDFGIDFDFENTLIHIHVPEGAVPKDGPSAGITFTTAIISALSQKPVSHDIAMTGEITLRGKVLGIGGLKEKSLGAYKSGIKTIFIPQSNEKNLVDLPDEVKNSIKFIPVETYQQIYDFIFK; from the coding sequence ATGCCAGTTCATTCATACCGATTTTTAGTTGCATCAGATGATATTTATTTCCCAAACACCGCTCAGCAAACTATTAGTTTTAGTGACCCTGAATCAATTAAGATTCTCAGGGAAATTTACCATTCAACTTCACGAACAACCTTAACAAACAAAGAATTGTTAATTGTTTACCGTAAAGAAAATGAAGAAGTAGATTTGTTTGAAGAAGAAATTATTGATGAACAACTTGACAAAAAAGGTGCTGAGCAAAACAAACTAGGTGTTGCTGATGCTTCTAAGTCTAAAACTTTAGAAAACGAAAAGATAACTGTAGATCGCAAAATTGAAAATGACTTTTCGCCAAGAATTGTCGACATTGATGAACTTTCTAAATATGCTTCTCTAATTAGAGTTCAAAGTTATCGCGCAAAAACTAGACCTGATAAAAGCGATTGACAAACCGTAATTTTAGATTTTACTGTTCTTGAAAAAGTCCAAGTTGTAGATTTAATAACTGACCCAAATAATGTAAAAGTTGACCAAATAAGTATTAAATCAACTCGCGAAATTATAAAAAATCGGGAAATTCATGTAAATTTAATTAATGATTTACTTGAATTTGGGCGAAAAACAAAAAACTTTAAGATGCCAGGTGAACTTCTTTTGGTTGTTGATAAATTTCAAAATAGTAACACCGAAGTTGAAAAAAATGAATTCATCAAAGGTGTAACAAATACATTATCTTCATCAGTTAGTCTTAGTTATCAACAAAAATACCATTTATTTGCTCTAAATTCTTATGCTTCTAAAATTAAAAAATTATACGAGCATGTTCATACCTTTAATGAACAAATTAGACTAGAAGATGAAATTAATGTTATTCTTAAATCTAACCTTGACAAACAACAAACAGAATTTATCCTAAAAGAAAAAATTAAAGCAATCCGTAAAAAATTAGGCGAAGATTCCCGTTATGAAGATGAAATTGAAGAGCTTTTACACTCTGAAATTGGAAAATTAATTTTCCCTAAAGAAGTTGCAAAAACAATAAAACGTGAAGCTAACCGTTTAAAATCAATGATGGCTACTTCACCTGAATCTAATATTACTAAAAATTATCTTGATTTACTAGTTGCCTTACCTTGAAGACGTGTAAGAAAAGACATTTTAGATATTCAAAATGTTCGCCAAAAACTTGAAGAAGCACATTATGGACTTGATGAAATTAAAAAACGAATAATTGAATATCTTGCTGCTCTAATTCACCGGCGTTCACAATCAAATGAAGAGTCAACTCTTGAGAGAATCGATGGTGATTATTGTGATTCAAATTTATTTCTTAGCTCTAAAGTTCAAAAAGGAAGAACTAACTCAATTCCAATTTTAACTCTTGTTGGACCTCCAGGAACCGGAAAAACCTCAATTGCAATGGCAATTGCTGAATCAATTGGCAAAGAATTTGTTAAAATTTCACTTGGAGGTGTTCGGGACGAGGCCGAAATAAGAGGTCACCGTCGGACATATGTTGGTGCTCTTCCTGGAAAAATTATTCAAGCTCTAAAAAAAGCTGGCGTTTCAAATCCATTGATTTTACTTGATGAAATTGACAAAATGGGTTCAGATTTTAAAGGTGATCCGGCCGCTGCAATGCTTGAGGTTTTAGATCCAGAACAAAACCGTTTTTTCCAAGATCATTATTTAGAACTTGAATATGACTTGTCACAAATTCTATTTGTTGCTACGGCTAATGAAATTCATGACATTCCTGAGCCTTTACTTGACCGGGTAGAAATAATTGAGCTTTCATCTTACACTTTTCTTGAAAAACTACAAATTGCAAAATCACATTTAATTCCTGCAGTTCTAAAAGAAAATGCCTTAGATCCAAAATATTTCCCAATTGATGATCAAACTATCGACTACCTAATTCGCTACTATACTCGTGAGGCAGGTGTTCGGGGACTAAAACGTGTTCTTGATAAGATTGCAAGAAAAATTATTGTAAGACTGCTTGAAAACAGGCTTGCTGAGAACTTTAAAATTGATGTTGAATTTGCCCGTGAACTTTTAGGAATTGAAAAATTTGACCCCGATCCTGTTGATGTTAGTCCGCAAATTGGAACTGTAAATGGACTAGGATACTCTCCACTTGGTGGTTCAACTCTCCAAATTGAAGTTAGCACAATTCCTGGGCGCGGCGATATTAAACTAACTGGTTCACTCAAAGATGTAATGCAAGAATCAGCCCGAATCGCCCTTTCGTATGTCCAGTCTAAAGCTAAAGATTTTGGAATTGACTTTGATTTTGAAAACACTTTAATTCACATTCATGTCCCAGAAGGTGCTGTTCCAAAAGATGGTCCTTCAGCAGGAATAACTTTTACAACCGCAATAATTTCAGCCCTTAGCCAAAAACCCGTTTCACATGACATTGCAATGACTGGCGAAATCACTCTGCGTGGAAAAGTGCTTGGAATTGGCGGACTAAAGGAAAAATCACTTGGTGCCTACAAAAGCGGAATTAAAACAATTTTTATCCCTCAGTCAAACGAAAAAAATCTTGTTGACTTACCTGATGAGGTTAAAAACTCAATCAAATTTATTCCGGTTGAGACTTACCAACAAATTTATGACTTTATTTTCAAATAA
- a CDS encoding MPN527 family putative ECF transporter permease subunit, with amino-acid sequence MKTSISWNSNLNFKIAITGILFSLSLLFFSFSHNYLSWPFFQSLGLKIDLSTLFLVPIFLLANFWLGFCCLLVRFAIGPWLIFNRFGGIDIIYFGHFVLFLASVIYIFSFLGFRYLFIKTFKNFSKIKMFIILSLIISILTTDLMMTFLNGILIFPIYLKLFNVINSVSLNLVYKKWDDIQKSFSENANFSYWSFIFSVFIPFNLVNFAVPSILAFPIYMIIEHFHKNKMLN; translated from the coding sequence TTGAAAACTTCGATTTCTTGAAATTCAAATTTGAATTTCAAAATAGCAATTACTGGAATTTTATTTAGTCTTTCGCTACTTTTTTTTAGTTTTTCACACAATTATTTGTCCTGACCGTTTTTTCAAAGTCTTGGACTAAAAATTGACTTATCTACCCTTTTTTTAGTACCAATATTCTTACTGGCTAATTTTTGGTTAGGTTTTTGTTGCCTTTTGGTTAGGTTTGCAATAGGTCCTTGACTTATTTTTAACCGTTTTGGTGGAATTGATATTATCTATTTTGGCCATTTTGTACTATTTTTAGCTTCAGTAATATATATTTTTTCATTTTTAGGTTTTCGTTATCTTTTTATCAAAACTTTTAAAAACTTCTCTAAAATAAAAATGTTTATTATTTTATCGCTAATTATCTCAATACTTACAACCGATTTAATGATGACTTTTTTAAACGGGATTTTGATTTTTCCAATTTATCTAAAACTTTTTAATGTAATAAATTCAGTATCGCTTAACTTAGTTTATAAAAAGTGAGATGATATTCAAAAAAGTTTTTCTGAAAACGCAAATTTTTCGTATTGGTCTTTTATATTTAGTGTTTTTATTCCTTTTAATCTTGTAAATTTTGCTGTCCCATCAATTTTAGCCTTTCCTATTTACATGATTATTGAACATTTTCACAAAAATAAGATGCTAAACTAA
- the upp gene encoding uracil phosphoribosyltransferase — translation MQVNVSHPIIASEIAKIRQNVSLVDFRAAIEKISYLLAFPVLAKLNSTNFNGTSVLQEPFSGTKISDSVVFVPILRAGFAMLDPFLNLVPDAKVAPVGMKRNLDLSNTTYYLNLPKASQNSVAIILDPILATGNSIISTIDYLIEKGFDKIIIATILTVQEGLDKIAKKYPQVSIFFSQKDEKLNEKGYIIPGIGDAGDRFFGD, via the coding sequence ATGCAAGTAAATGTTAGTCATCCTATAATTGCTAGTGAAATTGCTAAAATAAGACAAAATGTTTCCTTAGTTGATTTCCGGGCTGCAATTGAGAAAATTTCCTATTTACTTGCCTTTCCTGTTTTAGCCAAACTTAATTCAACAAATTTTAATGGCACATCTGTTCTTCAAGAGCCTTTTTCTGGAACAAAAATTAGTGATTCTGTTGTTTTTGTGCCAATTTTACGTGCTGGATTTGCAATGTTAGATCCTTTTTTGAATCTAGTTCCTGATGCAAAAGTTGCACCTGTGGGAATGAAACGGAATTTAGATCTTTCAAATACAACTTACTATCTAAATTTGCCTAAGGCTAGTCAAAATTCAGTTGCAATTATTTTAGACCCTATTTTAGCAACAGGAAATTCGATAATTAGCACGATTGACTACCTTATTGAAAAAGGGTTTGACAAAATAATTATTGCCACAATTTTAACTGTTCAAGAAGGTCTTGATAAAATTGCCAAAAAATATCCGCAAGTAAGTATTTTTTTTAGCCAAAAAGATGAAAAACTTAATGAAAAAGGTTACATTATTCCTGGAATTGGTGATGCCGGTGATCGTTTTTTTGGGGATTAA
- the deoC gene encoding deoxyribose-phosphate aldolase, whose product MNFNKLIDHTILKAQTTSQDIKNLIAEAKKYNFGAICIAPTWVKLAKQELKDTDIKIVTVIGFPLGNQVSAVKQKEASLAIMHGADEIDMVMNIGKFKEKEFDFVINEINLIKKEIGTKILKVIVETALLSANEIAEATKIVSKSNADFIKTSTGFSYRGATIQDIEIMSANKSKNLQIKAAGGISTIEDIKTYYKLGTTRFGTSKSVSIIENLDDKKSEY is encoded by the coding sequence ATGAATTTCAATAAATTAATCGATCACACAATTTTAAAAGCCCAAACAACTTCTCAAGATATCAAAAACCTAATTGCCGAAGCAAAAAAATACAATTTTGGCGCTATTTGCATCGCACCTACTTGAGTTAAATTAGCAAAACAAGAACTAAAAGACACTGATATTAAAATTGTCACTGTAATTGGCTTCCCGCTTGGAAATCAAGTTAGCGCTGTAAAACAAAAAGAAGCCAGTCTTGCCATAATGCACGGGGCTGATGAAATTGATATGGTAATGAATATCGGCAAATTTAAGGAAAAAGAATTTGACTTTGTTATCAATGAAATTAACCTAATAAAAAAAGAAATTGGAACAAAAATTCTTAAAGTTATAGTCGAAACTGCACTTTTATCAGCGAATGAAATTGCCGAAGCTACTAAAATTGTAAGCAAATCAAATGCAGATTTTATTAAAACATCAACAGGATTTTCTTACCGCGGGGCAACTATTCAAGACATTGAAATAATGAGTGCTAATAAAAGTAAAAATTTACAAATAAAAGCAGCAGGCGGGATTTCGACAATTGAAGATATTAAAACATATTATAAATTAGGCACTACTCGTTTTGGGACTTCTAAATCTGTAAGTATTATTGAAAATTTGGACGATAAAAAATCTGAATATTAG
- a CDS encoding thymidine phosphorylase, with translation MNLFEIIEKKVKKEHLSEEEIHFMINGFLSGLIADYQFSSFLMAILINGLDDDELYFFTREIIASGKTINLRKINGVKIDKHSTGGVGDKISLIIGPIFAALGYKVAKMSGRGLGFTGGTIDKLESIPGFQTQLTEASFLDQVQKIGIAITAQSNAIVPADKKIYALRDVSGTVSSIPLIASSIMSKKIATDTDVILIDVKCGSGAFMTDLSQAKKLASKIKMLGKRFGKKTIVKITNMEAPLGRMIGNKNEIIESLAILQGQQSQLADFAKELVAQTLSEIEKLKIEKAREKVTKIIESELPNEIFLKMVAAQGGNPATIQSSNFWIPAYKEQIFAPQSGYIKWENAINFGKIVAFLGGGRTKLNQKIDYEAGICLEVESGTYVQDDQLIFSLYSSNPIDLSKIQDLIAKTFSIKPKPEVENMFLN, from the coding sequence ATGAATTTATTTGAAATTATTGAAAAAAAAGTCAAAAAAGAACATTTAAGCGAAGAAGAAATTCACTTCATGATTAATGGGTTTTTGTCTGGTCTAATTGCCGACTACCAATTTTCTTCTTTTTTAATGGCAATTTTAATTAATGGCCTTGATGATGATGAACTTTATTTCTTTACTCGCGAAATTATTGCATCAGGTAAAACAATAAATCTCAGAAAAATTAACGGAGTTAAAATTGACAAGCACTCAACAGGCGGAGTTGGTGATAAAATATCACTAATAATAGGACCAATTTTTGCTGCTCTTGGCTACAAAGTTGCCAAAATGTCTGGAAGAGGTCTTGGATTTACTGGTGGTACAATCGACAAACTTGAGTCAATTCCAGGTTTTCAAACTCAACTAACTGAAGCTAGTTTTTTGGATCAAGTTCAAAAAATCGGAATAGCAATTACCGCACAGTCAAATGCAATTGTTCCTGCTGATAAAAAAATTTACGCGCTTCGTGATGTTAGTGGAACAGTTTCGTCAATTCCGTTAATTGCAAGTTCGATAATGTCAAAAAAAATTGCTACTGACACAGATGTTATTTTAATTGATGTAAAATGTGGTAGTGGCGCTTTTATGACTGATCTTAGTCAGGCAAAAAAATTAGCAAGTAAAATCAAAATGCTCGGAAAAAGATTTGGGAAAAAAACAATTGTTAAAATTACCAATATGGAAGCTCCACTTGGAAGAATGATTGGGAATAAAAATGAAATTATTGAATCATTAGCGATTCTTCAAGGTCAACAGTCCCAACTCGCTGACTTTGCAAAAGAGTTAGTGGCCCAAACACTTTCTGAAATTGAAAAGCTAAAAATAGAAAAAGCTCGTGAAAAAGTTACTAAAATTATTGAGTCAGAACTTCCAAATGAAATTTTCCTAAAAATGGTTGCAGCCCAAGGTGGAAATCCGGCAACAATTCAGTCTTCAAACTTCTGAATTCCAGCATATAAGGAACAAATTTTTGCACCACAAAGCGGATATATAAAATGGGAAAATGCAATAAATTTTGGGAAAATTGTTGCATTTTTAGGCGGAGGTCGTACTAAATTAAACCAAAAAATCGACTATGAAGCCGGAATTTGTCTAGAAGTTGAATCTGGAACATATGTTCAAGACGATCAGTTAATTTTTAGCCTTTATTCCTCTAATCCGATTGATTTGAGCAAAATTCAGGATTTAATTGCAAAAACTTTCTCAATTAAGCCTAAACCAGAAGTTGAAAATATGTTTTTAAATTAG
- the deoD gene encoding purine-nucleoside phosphorylase: protein MTPHIEAKKHQIAPVVLMPGDPLRAEFIAKNFLTDAKLVSKVRNNLIFTGKYKDKEVTIAASGMGSGSIGIYAYELFKFYDVEKIIRIGSAGSYDKDLEIFDLVIAKSAWSDSCSFPALLGQGQSHLGYPDLELVANLFHSAEKLGLSPTYTNIHSTDVFYSSRDLSKTIQLSRAQAVEMESFALFTIANHLQKKAASILTISDSLITKTSLDPLARQEKFEEMIEIALGAI from the coding sequence ATGACACCACATATTGAAGCTAAGAAACATCAGATTGCGCCAGTTGTATTAATGCCCGGAGATCCACTTCGTGCAGAATTTATTGCTAAAAATTTCTTAACTGACGCCAAACTTGTTTCAAAAGTCCGTAATAATTTAATTTTTACCGGCAAATATAAAGACAAAGAAGTAACTATCGCTGCCTCAGGGATGGGTTCTGGTTCTATTGGTATTTATGCCTATGAACTGTTTAAATTTTATGATGTTGAGAAAATAATTCGGATTGGATCAGCTGGCTCTTATGATAAGGATCTTGAAATTTTTGACCTTGTTATTGCAAAATCAGCTTGATCAGATTCTTGTTCATTTCCGGCACTTTTAGGTCAGGGTCAATCTCATTTAGGTTATCCTGATTTGGAACTTGTAGCAAATTTATTTCATAGTGCTGAAAAATTAGGTTTGAGTCCGACTTATACAAATATTCACTCAACTGACGTTTTTTACTCTAGCCGCGATTTATCAAAAACAATCCAACTTTCAAGAGCACAAGCAGTAGAAATGGAATCTTTTGCTCTTTTTACAATAGCTAATCATTTGCAAAAAAAGGCAGCATCAATTCTTACAATTTCTGATAGTTTAATTACCAAAACTTCACTTGATCCTTTAGCAAGACAAGAAAAATTTGAAGAAATGATTGAAATTGCCCTTGGAGCTATTTAA